A stretch of the Lactuca sativa cultivar Salinas chromosome 9, Lsat_Salinas_v11, whole genome shotgun sequence genome encodes the following:
- the LOC111901768 gene encoding uncharacterized protein LOC111901768 isoform X1, whose translation MEAKRAYIDHRWTNERHLDFLKSVEASFVRTMLENSDDRVFLPMDRYLPDSCESTLDSKRMTTAPTGAKRRKRHFPAVEKRVRRLRLQFSSPHEEDQVVPEIKYIKTEDDDNKWTSS comes from the exons ATGGAAGCCAAAAGAGCTTACATCGATCATCGATGGACGAACGAGAGGCACCTTGATTTCCTGAAATCTGTAGAAGCTTCGTTCGTTAGAACAATGCTGGAGAACAGCGACGATCGCGTTTTTCTTCCGATGGATCGGTACTTGCCGGATAGTTGCGAATCGACGTTAGACTCGAAGCGGATGACGACGGCGCCGACTGGTGCGAAGAGAAGAAAAAGGCATTTTCCGGCAG TTGAAAAAAGAGTCAGAAGATTACGCCTTCAATTTTCCTCTCCGCATGAAGAGGAtcag GTAGTTCCAGAGATCAAATATATAAAAACGGAAGATGATGACAACAAGTGGACAAGTTCTTGA
- the LOC111901768 gene encoding uncharacterized protein LOC111901768 isoform X2 yields MEAKRAYIDHRWTNERHLDFLKSVEASFVRTMLENSDDRVFLPMDRYLPDSCESTLDSKRMTTAPTGAKRRKRHFPAGMFDNLKKESEDYAFNFPLRMKRIR; encoded by the exons ATGGAAGCCAAAAGAGCTTACATCGATCATCGATGGACGAACGAGAGGCACCTTGATTTCCTGAAATCTGTAGAAGCTTCGTTCGTTAGAACAATGCTGGAGAACAGCGACGATCGCGTTTTTCTTCCGATGGATCGGTACTTGCCGGATAGTTGCGAATCGACGTTAGACTCGAAGCGGATGACGACGGCGCCGACTGGTGCGAAGAGAAGAAAAAGGCATTTTCCGGCAGGTATGTTTGATAAT TTGAAAAAAGAGTCAGAAGATTACGCCTTCAATTTTCCTCTCCGCATGAAGAGGAtcag GTAG